The nucleotide sequence CAGCGCCGCAGGGGCAGGTCTTCTCCGATTCCGGCAGGTCGTGGATGATCTCCACCCGGGGCAGATCCGCAGGGATGGGGCGACGGCCGCGTTTGCGGCGGGTGCTCGCCGGGGCGCAGGCCTCCTCGAAGGTCTGCGGTTTGTGCTCCTCCGCAGTCTGCTCGGCCTCGTCGAACAGGGAGAGCTGCTGCTCCTGGCCGGTACGGGGCTTTTTCTCGGACTTCGGGCCGTAAATGATCAGGTTCAGGAGCTGAAGGCGCTGCTCAAGTTGGACGATGTGCTCTTGCTGGTCAGCCTGACTGGCAGCCATGTTGACAATGAGAGCTTTCAGTGCGGCAGGGTCGTCAGGGAGGGAATTGATGTCCACGGCCCGAACAATCTCTCATTATTATTCAATTTAATCAAGGCAATACTGTCTAAAAGAGCGTCGAATACTCCAGACGGGAGTGTCCCGTCACGGCCAGGGGATCGAGACCATCAAGCAGCCAGGCCAGTTGCCGGGAGTCAATGGCAAGCACCTCCGCCTCGCGGGTTGGCCAGCGAAACACATGCCGCTCCAGACGCTTGTGCCACAGACAAAAGCCGTTGCGATCCCAGTAGAGCAGCTTGATGATCGTCCGGCTGCGGTTGCAAAAGCCGAAAAGGTGACCGGCAAACGGATCGAGTTGCAGCTGCCGTGAAACCAGGATGGACAGCCCGTCGATGGACTTGCGCATGTCTGTGGCTCCCAGAGCCAAATAAACCCGGACGCCGCTTACCGGCGACATCATAGCCGTGTCAGCGTGCGGACAAGCTTTTCCAGCACCGGCGCGGCGAAGTTGCCTCTGATCTCGATGCGAAAGGCGTTGCCCACGTGCACTAGGATCGGTGCCGGCACGGTTGCCATGTCCGCCTGGGCCGACGCCGGCAGAGGCACGGGAACGAGGGTGACGCAGGACGCGCCCTCCTTGCCAGTCGCTGCCTCCAAACGCTTCCGCCAATAGCCCATGGAACTTTGGGAAAGACCCTGCCGCCGGCAGTAAGCCCCCTGGCTCAGGCCGCTACGATGCCAAGCCTCAATATGTTCAGACCAGTACGCCGCCTTCTCGAAACTGAGCTCTGCTGATGACGCTGCCATGGTCGCCCTCCTGTGGGATAAACCATGACAGAAAACTCAAGCGGCGTAAGAAGGGGTTGATTGACCGGTTACCGTTAGCCAGCAGCCACAAGAAAAGGCCCCTGGTGCGACAACACCAGAGGCCTTTGAAGAAGGAGCCAATTACAAACCGCTTCTAACGACCGCTTCCAGTTCTTAGGCCTGGAAGCATTTTGGCCTGTAACTAGCTGAATTAGCTTGGCGTCCCCAAGGGGATTTGAACCCCTGTTACCGGCGTGAAAGGACCATACCCCTACGCGGATTTTGCTGACTTTTTCAATAATCCTAAGCAATTCGTAACGAGCTATGACGAGATATACCGAGCTATCCGCACCTCAATTTACTTCTCGGTTTACTTCTCCGACCAAACCCCGAAGCGCACATCAGGCTGGCAAAAAGAATGACTTGTCAGGCTTCGAATGGAGCGCTCTCCCCCATCCTCTCCCCCTATCCTCTCTCTGACCCCACCCTGCTACCCACCCCCAGGCAATCTTCGCGGGAGATTCAGGGGCATGCACTGGCTGAGACGACAGTTTCGATATTCTCGGTCGCCATGCCCCCAGCATTCCGGGCCGTTGAAAGCTCCTCATTGGAAAAGACACGCCCAATGTCCAGGATCAAGACAAAGCGTTCGTTGAGCTTGCCCAAGCCAATGAGGAAACGAGTATCAACGGCTGACCCCATCCGAGGAGGCGGGTCAATCCTGTCCTGTTCTAACTCCAGAACCTCCTGCACCGAATCCGCCAGGAGGCCGATGAGGATACAATCTCCTTCGGTTCGAACCTCAGCGATGATGATGCAGGTATTTGTGGTGAATACCGTCCCCGACATTCCGAACTTGAGACGCAGATCTATCACCGGGATGGCCTTTTCCCTAACGTTGATCACGCCGCGTATAAAGTCAGGCATTCTCGGAATGCGGGTTATATTGGTATTGTCTAAAATTTCCTTGACCCAGCCGATATCCAGGGCAAAAAGCTCGTCGCCGAGAGTAAACGTCAGGTATTGATGCATGGCCATAATTTCAGCGTTGCTCATGACGCTATCCTCCCGTCGGCTAGAACCGTTCAAAATCATCGTCAGCGTCGTGCATTTCTATAGCGACGCCCTTGGATTTGACTGCCTTCGACGGGGCTGGGCGCGCCATACGTCCTGCAGGGAGCGCCTTTACGGGCATGTGCCTTTTCGTCGCTCCAGAGCCTGCCACCTGGAAGAAAGAAATACTGCCTTGGAGTTGCTCAGCTTGTGCAGAAAGCTCTTCTGAGGTCGAGGCCATTTCTTCCGAAGCGGAGGCATTTTGCTGCACCACCTGATCAAGCTGCTGAATGGCCTTGTTAATTTGGCTGGCACCAGAATTTTGCTCATTGCTGGAGGCGGCAATTTCTTGGACCAACTCTGCCGTCCGCTGGATATCAGGCACCATTTTGGTCAGCATGTTACCAGCTTTTTCGGCGATCTGGACACTTGAAGACGACAAGTTGCTGATTTCGGCGGCTGCGGCCCCGCTTCGCTCGGCCAATTTGCGAACCTCGGCGGCAACGACGGCGAAGCCCTTACCGTGTTCTCCGGCGCGGGCGGCCTCAATAGCGGCGTTAAGGGCCAGCAGATTGGTTTGGCGGGCGATTTCCTCAATGATGGATATTTTTTCAGCGATGTTCTTCATCGCCACCACAGCCTGGGTTACGGCCACTCCTCCTTCTTCCGCATCCATGGCAGCCTTGACTGCGATGG is from Solidesulfovibrio magneticus RS-1 and encodes:
- a CDS encoding chemotaxis protein CheW; translation: MSNAEIMAMHQYLTFTLGDELFALDIGWVKEILDNTNITRIPRMPDFIRGVINVREKAIPVIDLRLKFGMSGTVFTTNTCIIIAEVRTEGDCILIGLLADSVQEVLELEQDRIDPPPRMGSAVDTRFLIGLGKLNERFVLILDIGRVFSNEELSTARNAGGMATENIETVVSASACP
- the tnpA gene encoding IS66 family insertion sequence element accessory protein TnpA; this translates as MAASSAELSFEKAAYWSEHIEAWHRSGLSQGAYCRRQGLSQSSMGYWRKRLEAATGKEGASCVTLVPVPLPASAQADMATVPAPILVHVGNAFRIEIRGNFAAPVLEKLVRTLTRL
- the tnpB gene encoding IS66 family insertion sequence element accessory protein TnpB (TnpB, as the term is used for proteins encoded by IS66 family insertion elements, is considered an accessory protein, since TnpC, encoded by a neighboring gene, is a DDE family transposase.); this translates as MMSPVSGVRVYLALGATDMRKSIDGLSILVSRQLQLDPFAGHLFGFCNRSRTIIKLLYWDRNGFCLWHKRLERHVFRWPTREAEVLAIDSRQLAWLLDGLDPLAVTGHSRLEYSTLF